The window AGGTATCCTAGCCACGGCTCAGTGCTCACCCCTAAACACGACTAGTCACTATTCTATTTAGACTTATAGGAATGTTCTATTCCTTTTAGTGATATGTTACTCAATACTATAGTCAAATGCAGTGTGGTTCTGActaaagctctctctctgtctctctacagcaCTTAGTGAGTGAGTGGTGCGTCGACAAGCAGGAGCGGTCATTGCGGACCCCAGAGCCGGCCCCTGAGAGGCCCCTGAGGATCAGCAGCGACCTGGAGGTGCTGGCCACCCAGCTCAACGCCCTACCCGGCATGGGCCCCAGCCCGCACGTCTACAGCACGCCCAAACACTACGTCCGCTTCTCCTCGCCCTTCCTGGCCAACCGCAGCCCCACCACCCCTGGGGTGCCCACCGGACGCCGGCGTTCCCGCGAGCTGCCCGACACGCCGCCCACCTCAGGCTCCTGCAAGAAGGTATGTTGTTCACCACCCCGCAGGGGAATGGAGAGTGTTAGCTGTCAGGTATATCTGCAGGGTAGAAAGGCAGactgacagtgttaccagcaGAGGGACAGACTGACAGTCTTACCAGCAGAGGGACAGactgacagtgttaccagcagagggacagactgacagtgttaccagcagagggacagactgacagtgttaccagcagagggacagactgacagtgttaccagcagagggacagactgacagtgttaccagcagagggacagactgacagtgttaccagcagagggacagactgacagtgttaccagcagagggacagactgacagtgttaccagcagagggacagactgacagtgttaccagcagagggacagactgacagtgttaccagcagagggacagactgacagtgttaccagcagagggacagactgacagtgttaccagcagagggacagactgacagtgttaccagcaGAGGGACAGACTGACAGTGTTATTGTCAGTAATAGAGACTTAGGTTTTCTAAGATGTAGCTGCCTTGGAGATTAGTGAACGTGATTTGTATTTGTGGTTGACGTGTCTaagtcctctccctccctgtcttctccccaCAGCGCTGGTTGAAGCAGGCTCTAGAGGAGGAGACCACCACCCCTCCACCCAGCAGCGGCCGGCCCACCCTGGTCATGCCTAGCGAGGGCCCTCTCAGCCCCCCTATCAACGGGGACTCTGACAGCCCACTCCCCTACAACGGCAGCTGCACCTTGCCAGGTGAGGACTCTGGTGAGGACTCAGGAATGTGTTTCTCATCACTTAGAAGGAACATAAGTCATGTATGCAAGTGTCTGTTTTTTGCATGTGAGTAACCCTtcctctctgtgtatgtgtcatACAGAGTTGCCCACTCCTCTGAAGAAGCGGCGCCTGGGTCTGTGTCCACTAGACGCCTGCATGTCAGAGAGCTCCACCCCCTACGGCTCTCCCTGCGCCACGCCGACCCGGGCCGACCTATCAGAGACGCCGGGTACACCCCTGCTGCTGGCCACGCCACCCCGCGTCACCCGTATGGAGGAGCCGAGCCCCGAGGCTCTACCAagcactcctacacacacactcagtgcccCGCAGGAAGTAAGACACGCACTCTCACctacaaaacacacaaacacacacacactcatagaggGAAGTGAACAATGTGTTAATATCTCTGTTCCTGTGTCTACAGAGCGAGTCTTCCCTGGACAGCTCACCAGAGGGCAGTCGCAGACCCAGCCCCCAAGAGGCTGAGCGGCCACCTTCGCTGCTCTTCTCCCCCTGTGTAGTGGTCAGGGCTCCCAGTCTGGAGGTGTTCCCCCCCCACGAGGCCGAGATCAGCGCCCCCCTGAGCCCCCAGCCCCCCACCGCCGAGTCCCAGGACTGTGGGGGAGAGGATGGGTCAGAGACCGGGGCTGAGGGCAGCAGCGAGGCCCCCCCCACAGACCcagcctcttcctccctcctctccccctggatGAAGAGTCCAGAGAGAGTGGGTCTGTCAGGGCCAGGGGGTCTGTCCTTCTCCCCCATCAACTCTAACCTGAGGGACCTTACCCCCTCACACACCCTGGAGCCCATCTTGGCCTTCAGGCCTGAGGCGGTGGCTGTTGCTGGTGTTGTGACTGTACCAGTACCCTTGGCAGCAGGACCCTTCACAGAGGCTGCAGGGTCTCACTTCTACCCCTGCCCTGAGGAGGGGGGAACGCTGGCCTTCTCTCGTTCACTAAGTGGAGACAGCACAGGAGAGGGAGGGTCAGGACAGAATCCCCCACAGAAGAAAAAGGTGAGTTGCTATATTCTCTATACAGCCTGCCCATTCAAGCTGTGTTATGGTTCCTGGACTGATAAACGTATGTCTGTTTTTGTGTGATTcatgtgttttcccaggtgtctTTGCTGGAGTACAGGAAACGTCAGCGCGAGGCGCGGCGCAGCGGCTCCAAAATGGAATGCGGCTCGCCTGTCTCTACAACACCTACCCTGGTGGAGATGTTCCCTCTGCCCATGGAGACCACTCAAGAGCCTCCACCCCTGGCTCCTGCTCCGGACCAAGCTCCAGTGGCCCCTGCTGCAGTGGCCCCCACCCCGCCTGAGCCAAATACCCCCCAGCCCAGCGAGGACACAGAGCCCCCTGtcgagggggagagtgaggggggagagggacagTGGACCTCGTCCACCTCGGTGGAGCAGGCAAGAGAGCGTGGCTACCACAGAGCCCTGTCGCTTAGTGACCACAGCAAGGacaaaggtacacacacacacacaccacttggaCATAACTTCTTTACTGATGATAGTTTAATTGTAATAATGTGTGCCTGTTTCAGATGGAGAGACCGAGGGCAGTGAGGCCCCAGTCAGCAGAGATTGTTCATCTCCTAGCCTGCAGAGGACCCCAACCCACACGGTAAGAAACATTCTGCTTTCTGGCTCAGTAGTAGTGTGAAGTACATGTTGCTGCCAAACACAGCCATCACACAGCCTATAGTGTAGGTCAGGGGTTGGCAACAGGTGGCCCATGAGACAAAACCGTCAAAGTTTAAATTTAGTTTTCGGTCTACAACAAAATtcaggaaatctgttcccaagtattcccacaaagAATAAGACATGATGGTGTCTCAATGTGATCAAGGTATGACAtgattgttattttcaaatacaatctctTTTTGTAGTCAGTTTGCAGTGTGCCCCCCGACCATTCGTTCCAACAAAGATCCTCCCGCAGCTGAATGTAGTTGCCTACCCCTGATGTAGGCTGTTATTGTTCATGACTTACCCGTTCcctcgctcagtctctctctcctccctagcCGTGTTCTCCTGGCCCCAGCAGCCCGTCCCAGCCTGGCAGTCgcacagtgaaggaggaggagagtgacagCCGGCCTCGGACCCCCTCCCAGGCCGCCCCACAGCAGCCCAGCAAGCCTGCCGTACCCAAGACAGCCCCCCTGACCCCCACCAAGCTACACCCTGCTGCCCCctcactcctccactcccccaaCCCCCAGGCTCAGGGCTCCCCTTACCGCAGCCAGAGGGCCTTCCTCTTTGCTCCTCCTCAGTCCCAGCCACAGGCTCAACCAGGACTGCCCCCCTTCTCCCAGTACAGCCCACAGTCTGCTccgcctccccctcctccaccagcACCTCCAGCCTCAGCGGCCTACTTCCCCAGCCAGTCAGCCTCCACTGTGGGATCCTTCCCTGGGTTCAAGCCTTCCGTGACGTCCCCATTCCCCCCTGGAGCCCAGCCCCTCCTGCAGACTCTTCCTCCCCACACCCTGCACTACCAGAGCTCTaccactccccctcctcctcctcctcccccaccacaaCACCCTGGGCCCGGCCCGGCCCTGCTACACGTTAACCTGCAGCCTCCTCCTGTCCAGCAGCACCAGCTCCTCCTGACCACATCccccagtcctccctccctcctcctccgccccctcccccacagGGCCAGACCCACCAGCTGCAGCAGCCCAGTGCCAGCACCCTCCTGTCACTCAACCAGGGCTtgcctctccctccacccccaccccctcctcctgcctcctccaccGGTGTCCCCATGCAAGTGCAGGCCCCTCACCACTTTCAGAACTTGGGGAGCTTTCCAACCCCGCTGATGCACACCGGCGGCACCGCTAACCCTCGGTGCCCCCTCCACCTACCCCCCGCCCCCACCAGCAGACTGGactgccccccctcctccccctcctcccctccccagcaGCAGACTCAGCCGGCCCAGGCCGTGCCCACCGCCACTCAGATGCCCAGCGGAACACGTGGGGCCCCTGCGTCCCCCGCCCCCTTTCACAACGCTGGGTACCTGGGCACGGGGTGGCACTGACCGCCTCCATGCAGGCCTCCCCCTTGGCCCTGTCAGCCCCTGTGAACTCACTCTGAGAGGAGCTTGATGACAGACAGCGGAACACAACAAGCAACAAAAGCTGTAAATATTTTCTATGTACCTGAACACATGGCCAATGGAAAAACAGGAGAACGTGGGATAAAGGGGTGCTTTTTAAAGGACAAACTGAAAACAAGGACAGTGAAACAATCTTATTAAGAGACTTTGTGTTTGAAATGAAGATGGACGATTCCCCCGGTGCTCATCCCACTCTTTGTCTCTCCGACgtccctccctctgttttcttTTGAATTTCCCTCCTGTGGCGGAGAGAGTGCCTGACCGTCTGACCGTCTGTCTGTTTTGGACTTCTATTGTAAGGTCCCGCACTTTCTGTATCAATGTACATTCCAGCCTCCACCCCCCTTCGTCAGTTAGTCCCCCTTTCACTTCTAATTCTCTTTGTCTATTGTCTGCTCTTCTACACCGTTTATTCGTTTTATCTAGTGGCTCATTATAGCAAACAGAAAGCTTTTTGTAAAGATAAAAAAATAcagaattattatttttattcctCTGTGTAACAAATATCTGTGCACCGCTGCAGTGATTCAGAATGCTGTTCTGGGAGCCCGCTTCACTGCCCCAGGAGACtgcactcgtgtgtgtgtgtgtgtgtgtgtgtgtgtgtgtgtgtgtgtgtgtgtgtgtgtgtgtgtgtgtgtgtgtgtgtgtgtgtgtgtgtgtgtgtgtgtgtgtgtgtgtgtgtgtgtgtgtgtgtgtgtgtgtgtgtgtgtgtgtgtgtgtgtgtgtgtgtgtgtgagagaggaggtgtatggactgtgtgtgtctgtcctgtgtgGGAGAAAGGGAAGTGATGGTGTGAAACGAGTGCAGTAGTCCTCTGTGGTAGCCAGAGTGAGGTCTCACCCGTAGGTAGGACGTTAGCGGTTTATTTTTGAATATCAATGGTTATTTGTAGAAATTGTAATTTAATGTATAGGTGGTTACTCCAGCTTTCCTCCGGAAACAGGTTGTATATATTTGCTTCTTTTCTTTCCTATGCTTGTACAATTGGCTCCCATCCCATTTTGGAATCTGGTTGTAAATACGAGCGCTCTTCTTGGCAAAGATTAATGTTTCTGTGACCGTAGCACTTTTTGTCTTTTGTTCTTCCACTCTGGACTATTCAGTGTAgtctttttttttattatttgtgtgtgcgtgtgagtgtatgtttgtgcagaggagagagactcaaACACTGCACTGGTTGGCTATTTTCATGGTTCATTATAATAAATCACTGTAATGACAGTTTTATACCACTGGTGGTGTTGTCTgtatgttctgtctgtctgggagaaGGAAGGCTGATATGTTGGCATCACTTTCAAACGGTTGACGGATGCCTCCTACCTGACGTGGTCCTTGTTATCCGGGacccttgggacgtccctactcCATAGAAGTTACCGTTGAAAATGGTCAAGGAAAGGGTTAGGTAAGTATTAAGTttagggtagggatgtcccaaggaaCCCCGGATAGCACTAACCTACCTGACAGGCCACCAGCAAGCTGCCTGTCGCCTCCAAATAAAACTCCTGTGAAAAGTCGTGGTTGGATGCTGTCGGACAACTTCACCATATCATGGAACCATAGAGACCTGAACCATCTTCAGCATGTCCCCTGAGAATTCCTTTAGAGTGGATTACCTTTCAGGTGTAAGGAATGTGTACCATCATGCCAGCAACAGATATGCCCATGAATGAATATTTCTTTAGTGGTTGCCTGCTATCTTATCACAACAGATTGTAGACCTTTCCATCAGGAGAACAACATTAACTGCATCTAATGAGCGCCTGCCTCTCTTGTGCATGTTGGTTAGTGGTAGTTCCTCACTGGTAAGCAGATGTTGCGACGCACCTCTTTGATCTGTTGTGCTGTGTGCATATCAATGCAGACACTCCGGTCTTGATGAACATCAATGATTAAGCAGACCCTTCATGGTTACAAGTGCTCTCCTGTCACCGTTATGCACATGATTAACCAGCACAAATCAGCTTCACAACAACACACCACTCCTGGTTTTGGAGTGTCTCTTCCATGCTCACAAGTGGAGATATTCCACAGTTCAGGGACATGTGGTCGAGAGAAACGTGTTTCCaatcaaagttgatttgtcacgtgtgcctaatgcaacaggtgtagaccttacagtgaaaggctttacttacaggctctaaccaacagtacaaaaaaaggtattaggtgaacaataggtatgtaaagaaataaaaaccgcagtgaaaaataacagtacaTACAGGCTACATGCAGACACCgattagtcgggctgattgaggtagtatgtagatattgttaaagtgactgcatatatgatgaacagagagtagcagtagcgtaaaagagggtggcgggacacaatgcagatagcctggttagccaatgtttgttggcccaattgaggtagtatgtacatgaatgtatagttagtgACTACATATATGTTAAAcagaatagcagcagtgtaaaagagggtttggggtggggggcacacaatgcaaatagccatttgattacctgttcaggagtcttatggcttgggggtggccaagatgttcaattgttcgagagagagaaagaagagagaaaaaactgttgaagcctttttgtcctagacttggcactccggtaccgcttagcatgcggtagtagagagaacagtctagaacaatttttagggccttcctctgacaccgcctggtatagaggtccttggATGGCACTCAGCTTAGTGATGTACTGCGCcctactcactaccctctgtagtgccttgcggtcggaggccgagcaatttgccgtaccaggcagtgatgcaaccaggatgctctcgatggtgcagctgtagaaccttttgaggatctcaggacccatgccaaatctttttggtttcctgagggggaataggctttgtcgtgccctcttcatgactgtcttggtgtgtttgggccattctagtttgttggaactagaagctctcaacctgctccattacagccccgtcgatgagaatgggggtgtgttcggtcctccttttcctgtagtccataatagtcTCCTTattcttggttacattgagggataggctgttattctggcaccacccggccaggtctctgacctccctataggctgtctcgtcgttgtcagtgatcaggcctaccactgttgtcgtctgcaaacttaatgatggtgttggagttgtgcctggccatgcagtcgtgggtaaatggagtacaggaggggactgagtatGCACCCCGGAGGGGCTCCAGTATTGAGGATCatcatggcagatgtgttgctacctaccctcaccacctgggggtggcctgtcaggaagtccaggatccagttggagggaggtgtttagtcccaggatccttagcttagtgatgagctttgagggcattatggtgttgaacgctgagctgtagtcaatgaataacattctcacataagtgttccttttgtccaggtgggaaagggcagtgtggattgcaatagagattgcatcatctgtggatctgtttgggcggtatgcaaattggagtgggtctagggtttctgggataatggtgttgtgagccattaccagcctttcaaagcacttcatggttacggacgtgagtgctacgggtctgtagtcatttaggcaggttgccttcatgttcttgggcacagtgactatggcggtctgcttgaaacatgttggtattacagactcaatcagggacatgttgaaaatgtcagtgaaagacacctgccagttggtcagcacatgcccggagcacacgtcctggtaatccgtctggccccgcagccttgtgaattttgacctgtttaaaggtcttactcacgttggcaacagagagcgtgatcacacaattgtccggaacagctgatgctctcatgcatgcctcagtgttgcttgcctcgagcatataagtaatttagctcgtctggtaggctcgtgtcactgggcagcttgcggctgtgcttcccttccctgtagcctgtaatagtttgcaagccctgccacataagacgagcgtcagagccggtgtagtacgactccatcttagccctgtattgacgctttgcctgtttgatggttcgtcgcagggcatagtaGGATTTCTTATaggcttctgggttagagtccctcaccttgaaagcggcagctctaccctttagctcagtgcgaatgttgcctgtaatccatggcttctgtttggggtatgtacgtacagtcactgtggggacgagatcctcaatgcacttattgataaggccagtgactgatgtggtgtattcctcaatgccatcggaggaatcccggaatgtgttccagtctgtgatagcaaaacaatcctgtagtttagcatctgcttcacctGACCAcctttttatagaccgagtcactggtgcttcctgcttttaatttttgcttgtaagcaggaatcagcaggatataactgtggtcagatttaccaaatggagggtgagggagagctttgtacgtgtctctgtgtgtggagtacaggtgctCTAGAATATTTTTCCCCCCTCTGGTTTTAACATGCTGATCGAAATTATGTTTAAGtatccctgcattaaagtctccggctacTAGGAgagccgcctctgggtgagcggatccctgtttgcttatttccttatacagctgactgagtgcggtctcaATGCCAGCATCCGTCTGTgttggtaaataaacagccacgaaaagtatagctgaaaactctagGCAGGTAGTGTGGTCTGCATTTTATCACAAGATACTCTACTTCatgcgagcaaaatctagagacttccttataTTTCGTGCAGCAGCtgctgtttacaaatatgcacagaccgcccctctcgttttaccggagtgtgctgttccatCTGGACGAGAAGTCTGTGTTCAATGCCTGGCTCGGTTCGTTTTGCATGGCCCGGTTCCCCGGTTGAGTGGAGATTGCATATTTTAGAATATTCCATTGATCCTTAAGTGAATTCTCCACCCACACGGGGGAACTGGGCCATGCAAAACATAATGGTCCAATCAGAATAGGGCTATAGGGGTTGGGCAAGTGAGTGCTCTTGGGTTGTATATAGTTAATTATTCCAGGAAGAGAAGTGCATTGCAGTGTTGCGTGGGGAGGAGGAACATTTTCAATGTCATTTCTCTGAAGTGAAACTAAAGCCCGCAGTATGTTGTGCATGAGACCCAACTCCCCAGCTCTTCAGAAAACGATTAAATAGTGAAATTCAGTGTTTGGACCTCTTAACACCTAACAGAAAGTAGAACCAAAATCTTATCCACAAACACATTCAGGTGAGTAGAGAGATTAATATGGACATTTGAAGATCAGCTCTAcggtgtttgtttatttattctaCTTTTTTCTTTGCTACAGTAGACCAACATTAACTCTTTGTCCTTTGGTTGTATAACTATTTTCTACGTTTCTTGGTAACACCTTGTATCAAGATTGATTAGTCTGCCCATAAGGCAATGCTGGTAAACTGTCAAGAGCAGATTGATTGCAAGAAATGCTTTATGGTTTTACCTTGGTCTCTATCTAGATATGGTCGTCCTCCAGCAATGTCCTGTCTGAAGAGCAGTTCCTGTGTTCTATCTGTCTGGATGTGTTCACTGAGCCGGTCTCTATTCAATGTGGACACAACTTCTGCATGGCCTGTATCAGGAAGTATTGGGATGGCAATGACATGTGCCAGTGTCCCATgtgtaaaaaaaca of the Oncorhynchus gorbuscha isolate QuinsamMale2020 ecotype Even-year linkage group LG25, OgorEven_v1.0, whole genome shotgun sequence genome contains:
- the LOC124014611 gene encoding inactive histone-lysine N-methyltransferase 2E-like isoform X9, with protein sequence MLIRPGEGLFVPGGLQDEASRGTTLSTSEDGSYGADITRCICGFTHDDGYMICCDKCSVWQHIDCMGIDRQHIPETYLCERCQPRILDRDRAIVLQTRKRENMSGEWRDGIPVCISADGDTSATESGDEVPLELYTAFQHTPTSITLTTGRLTGNKQADKKRKRSGEKEPVATSARAKKAFREGSRKSSRVKGGAPEMEPGEHPSLWENKMKAWMEAYEDAGSNQYSEDVQILLRVKEAGDGKTLAYNTHTATFKPPVESQVQKNKKILKAVRDLAPDSLIIEYRGKFMLRQQFEANGCFFKRPYPFVLFYSKFDGLEMCVDARSFGNEARFIRRSCTPNSEVRHVLEDGMLHLYIYSLRSISKGTEITIGFDYDYGCCKYKVDCACVRGNPECPVLKYNLEPTENLEASSRRRGRKDKEPMMQRGDHLDLGQNQNMALDCDGRTKGLGADGKQRKLSPLRLSISNNQDPTELEGVEDQPDNSVSSEVEMESEETIAERKRKMASPAEESHLQGVGASSCLGLSKPETREERKMEAILQAFARMEKREKRREQALEKIGTKSEGGIKEEPPATPEADMQSPGIMTPLLEVKEEPGLNKPAPAKLRGSKQRKSFSRSRTHIGQQRRRARTISTCSDITPGSPGELLDPLANDSPDVEASRDPEPEALSSHAPDTSPPYSGSPAPDRNRSGQKYPKTKKHLVSEWCVDKQERSLRTPEPAPERPLRISSDLEVLATQLNALPGMGPSPHVYSTPKHYVRFSSPFLANRSPTTPGVPTGRRRSRELPDTPPTSGSCKKRWLKQALEEETTTPPPSSGRPTLVMPSEGPLSPPINGDSDSPLPYNGSCTLPGEDSELPTPLKKRRLGLCPLDACMSESSTPYGSPCATPTRADLSETPGTPLLLATPPRVTRMEEPSPEALPSTPTHTLSAPQESESSLDSSPEGSRRPSPQEAERPPSLLFSPCVVVRAPSLEVFPPHEAEISAPLSPQPPTAESQDCGGEDGSETGAEGSSEAPPTDPASSSLLSPWMKSPERVGLSGPGGLSFSPINSNLRDLTPSHTLEPILAFRPEAVAVAGVVTVPVPLAAGPFTEAAGSHFYPCPEEGGTLAFSRSLSGDSTGEGGSGQNPPQKKKVSLLEYRKRQREARRSGSKMECGSPVSTTPTLVEMFPLPMETTQEPPPLAPAPDQAPVAPAAVAPTPPEPNTPQPSEDTEPPVEGESEGGEGQWTSSTSVEQARERGYHRALSLSDHSKDKDGETEGSEAPVSRDCSSPSLQRTPTHTPCSPGPSSPSQPGSRTVKEEESDSRPRTPSQAAPQQPSKPAVPKTAPLTPTKLHPAAPSLLHSPNPQAQGSPYRSQRAFLFAPPQSQPQAQPGLPPFSQYSPQSAPPPPPPPAPPASAAYFPSQSASTVGSFPGFKPSVTSPFPPGAQPLLQTLPPHTLHYQSSTTPPPPPPPPPQHPGPGPALLHVNLQPPPVQQHQLLLTTSPSPPSLLLRPLPHRARPTSCSSPVPAPSCHSTRACLSLHPHPLLLPPPPVSPCKCRPLTTFRTWGAFQPR
- the LOC124014611 gene encoding inactive histone-lysine N-methyltransferase 2E-like isoform X8, which gives rise to MSIVIPVGVDTADTSYLEMAAGSEPESVEASPVVVEKSSYPHQIYSISSHHSHSYIGLPYADHNYGARPPPTPPASPPPSMLIRPGEGLFVPGGLQDEASRGTTLSTSEDGSYGADITRCICGFTHDDGYMICCDKCSVWQHIDCMGIDRQHIPETYLCERCQPRILDRDRAIVLQTRKRENMSDGDTSATESGDEVPLELYTAFQHTPTSITLTTGRLTGNKQADKKRKRSGEKEPVATSARAKKAFREGSRKSSRVKGGAPEMEPGEHPSLWENKMKAWMEAYEDAGSNQYSEDVQILLRVKEAGDGKTLAYNTHTATFKPPVESQVQKNKKILKAVRDLAPDSLIIEYRGKFMLRQQFEANGCFFKRPYPFVLFYSKFDGLEMCVDARSFGNEARFIRRSCTPNSEVRHVLEDGMLHLYIYSLRSISKGTEITIGFDYDYGCCKYKVDCACVRGNPECPVLKYNLEPTENLEASSRRRGRKDKEPMMQRGDHLDLGQNQNMALDCDGRTKGLGADGKQRKLSPLRLSISNNQDPTELEGVEDQPDNSVSSEVEMESEETIAERKRKMTREERKMEAILQAFARMEKREKRREQALEKIGTKSEGGIKEEPPATPEADMQSPGIMTPLLEVKEEPGLNKPAPAKLRGSKQRKSFSRSRTHIGQQRRRARTISTCSDITPGSPGELLDPLANDSPDVEASRDPEPEALSSHAPDTSPPYSGSPAPDRNRSGQKYPKTKKHLVSEWCVDKQERSLRTPEPAPERPLRISSDLEVLATQLNALPGMGPSPHVYSTPKHYVRFSSPFLANRSPTTPGVPTGRRRSRELPDTPPTSGSCKKRWLKQALEEETTTPPPSSGRPTLVMPSEGPLSPPINGDSDSPLPYNGSCTLPGEDSELPTPLKKRRLGLCPLDACMSESSTPYGSPCATPTRADLSETPGTPLLLATPPRVTRMEEPSPEALPSTPTHTLSAPQESESSLDSSPEGSRRPSPQEAERPPSLLFSPCVVVRAPSLEVFPPHEAEISAPLSPQPPTAESQDCGGEDGSETGAEGSSEAPPTDPASSSLLSPWMKSPERVGLSGPGGLSFSPINSNLRDLTPSHTLEPILAFRPEAVAVAGVVTVPVPLAAGPFTEAAGSHFYPCPEEGGTLAFSRSLSGDSTGEGGSGQNPPQKKKVSLLEYRKRQREARRSGSKMECGSPVSTTPTLVEMFPLPMETTQEPPPLAPAPDQAPVAPAAVAPTPPEPNTPQPSEDTEPPVEGESEGGEGQWTSSTSVEQARERGYHRALSLSDHSKDKDGETEGSEAPVSRDCSSPSLQRTPTHTPCSPGPSSPSQPGSRTVKEEESDSRPRTPSQAAPQQPSKPAVPKTAPLTPTKLHPAAPSLLHSPNPQAQGSPYRSQRAFLFAPPQSQPQAQPGLPPFSQYSPQSAPPPPPPPAPPASAAYFPSQSASTVGSFPGFKPSVTSPFPPGAQPLLQTLPPHTLHYQSSTTPPPPPPPPPQHPGPGPALLHVNLQPPPVQQHQLLLTTSPSPPSLLLRPLPHRARPTSCSSPVPAPSCHSTRACLSLHPHPLLLPPPPVSPCKCRPLTTFRTWGAFQPR
- the LOC124014611 gene encoding inactive histone-lysine N-methyltransferase 2E-like isoform X11 → MSIVIPVGVDTADTSYLEMAAGSEPESVEASPVVVEKSSYPHQIYSISSHHSHSYIGLPYADHNYGARPPPTPPASPPPSMLIRPGEGLFVPGGLQDEASRGTTLSTSEDGSYGADITRCICGFTHDDGYMICCDKCSVWQHIDCMGIDRQHIPETYLCERCQPRILDRDRAIVLQTRKRENMSDGDTSATESGDEVPLELYTAFQHTPTSITLTTGRLTGNKQADKKRKRSGEKEPVATSARAKKAFREGSRKSSRVKGGAPEMEPGEHPSLWENKMKAWMEAYEDAGSNQYSEDVQILLRVKEAGDGKTLAYNTHTATFKPPVESQVQKNKKILKAVRDLAPDSLIIEYRGKFMLRQQFEANGCFFKRPYPFVLFYSKFDGLEMCVDARSFGNEARFIRRSCTPNSEVRHVLEDGMLHLYIYSLRSISKGTEITIGFDYDYGCCKYKVDCACVRGNPECPVLKYNLEPTENLEASSRRRGRKDKEPMMQRGDHLDLGQNQNMALDCDGRTKGLGADGKQRKLSPLRLSISNNQDPTELEGVEDQPDNSVSSEVEMESEETIAERKRKMTREERKMEAILQAFARMEKREKRREQALEKIGTKSEGGIKEEPPATPEADMQSPGIMTPLLEVKEEPGLNKPAPAKLRGSKQRKSFSRSRTHIGQQRRRARTISTCSDITPGSPGELLDPLANDSPDVEASRDPEPEALSSHAPDTSPPYSGSPAPDRNRSGQKYPKTKKHLVSEWCVDKQERSLRTPEPAPERPLRISSDLEVLATQLNALPGMGPSPHVYSTPKHYVRFSSPFLANRSPTTPGVPTGRRRSRELPDTPPTSGSCKKRWLKQALEEETTTPPPSSGRPTLVMPSEGPLSPPINGDSDSPLPYNGSCTLPELPTPLKKRRLGLCPLDACMSESSTPYGSPCATPTRADLSETPGTPLLLATPPRVTRMEEPSPEALPSTPTHTLSAPQESESSLDSSPEGSRRPSPQEAERPPSLLFSPCVVVRAPSLEVFPPHEAEISAPLSPQPPTAESQDCGGEDGSETGAEGSSEAPPTDPASSSLLSPWMKSPERVGLSGPGGLSFSPINSNLRDLTPSHTLEPILAFRPEAVAVAGVVTVPVPLAAGPFTEAAGSHFYPCPEEGGTLAFSRSLSGDSTGEGGSGQNPPQKKKVSLLEYRKRQREARRSGSKMECGSPVSTTPTLVEMFPLPMETTQEPPPLAPAPDQAPVAPAAVAPTPPEPNTPQPSEDTEPPVEGESEGGEGQWTSSTSVEQARERGYHRALSLSDHSKDKDGETEGSEAPVSRDCSSPSLQRTPTHTPCSPGPSSPSQPGSRTVKEEESDSRPRTPSQAAPQQPSKPAVPKTAPLTPTKLHPAAPSLLHSPNPQAQGSPYRSQRAFLFAPPQSQPQAQPGLPPFSQYSPQSAPPPPPPPAPPASAAYFPSQSASTVGSFPGFKPSVTSPFPPGAQPLLQTLPPHTLHYQSSTTPPPPPPPPPQHPGPGPALLHVNLQPPPVQQHQLLLTTSPSPPSLLLRPLPHRARPTSCSSPVPAPSCHSTRACLSLHPHPLLLPPPPVSPCKCRPLTTFRTWGAFQPR